The following coding sequences are from one Nicotiana tomentosiformis chromosome 3, ASM39032v3, whole genome shotgun sequence window:
- the LOC104119552 gene encoding eukaryotic translation initiation factor NCBP-like translates to MEVTGEKRELEKKNLNNTPSPTIDSLTADREAEDRERVALDLKAGLHPLKHNFVFWYTRWTPGVRTQTSYEDNIKKIVDFNTVENFWVCYCHFARPSTLPSPADLHLFKDGIRPLWEDSANCNGGKWIIRFKKAVSGRFWEDLVLSLVGDQLDYGDNICGAVLSIRFNEDILSVWNRNASDHQAVMALRDSIKRHLKLPSSYVMEYKPHDASLRDHSSYRNTWLRG, encoded by the exons ATGGAAGTGACGGGGGAGAAGAGAGAGTTGGAGAAGAAGAACTTGAACAATACTCCATCGCCGACGATTGATTCCTTGACGGCAGATAGAGAAGCCGAAGATCGCGAACGCGTTGCGCTTGATCTCAAAGCCGGTCTTCATCCTCTCAAG CACAATTTTGTGTTTTGGTACACTCGGTGGACACCTGGGGTTCGAACTCAAACATCGTATGAGGACAATATCAAGAAAATTGTTGATTTTAATACT GTCGAAAATTTTTGGGTTTGCTATTGCCACTTTGCTCGACCATCAACATTGCCAAGCCCAGCTGATTTGCATCTTTTCAAGGATGGCATTCGTCCATTATGGGAG GATTCTGCTAACTGCAATGGTGGAAAGTGGATAATTCGTTTTAAAAAGGCTGTCTCAGGCCGCTTCTGGGAAGACTTG GTGCTGTCCCTGGTGGGTGATCAGCTTGATTACGGTGACAATATATGTGGTGCAGTTTTAAGTATTCGTTTCAATGAGGATATATTGAGTGTGTGGAACCGCAATGCATCAGATCATCAG GCTGTGATGGCACTCAGAGATTCAATCAAAAGACATTTGAAGCTTCCCAGTAGCTATGTCATGGAATACAAGCCCCATGATGCTTCTCTTCGTGACCATTCATCATACCGCAATACTTGGCTGAGAGGATAA